One genomic segment of Mastomys coucha isolate ucsf_1 unplaced genomic scaffold, UCSF_Mcou_1 pScaffold22, whole genome shotgun sequence includes these proteins:
- the Sppl3 gene encoding signal peptide peptidase-like 3 produces MAEQTYSWAYSLVDSSQVSTFLISILLIVYGSFRSLNMDFENQDKEKDSNSSSGSFNGNSTNNSIQTIDSTQALFLPIGASVSLLVMFFFFDSVQVVFTICTAVLATIAFAFLLLPMCQYLTRPCSPQNKISFGCCGRFTAAELLSFSLSVMLVLIWVLTGHWLLMDALAMGLCVAMIAFVRLPSLKVSCLLLSGLLIYDVFWVFFSAYIFNSNVMVKVATQPADNPLDVLSRKLHLGPNVGRDVPRLSLPGKLVFPSSTGSHFSMLGIGDIVMPGLLLCFVLRYDNYKKQASGDSCGAPGPANISGRMQKVSYFHCTLIGYFVGLLTATVASRIHRAAQPALLYLVPFTLLPLLTMAYLKGDLRRMWSEPFHSKSSSSRFLEV; encoded by the exons GTCCCTTAATATGGACTTTGAAAACCAAGATAAGGAGAAAGACAGCAACAGTTCTTCTGGCTCTTTCAACGGCAACAGCACCAATAACA GTATCCAGACTATTGATTCCACCCAAGCTCTGTTCCTTCCGATTGGGGcgtctgtctctctccttgtcATGTTCTTCTTCTTTGACTCAGTTCAAGTCGTTTTCACAATATGTACAGCAG ttcttgCAACAAtagcttttgcttttcttcttctcccgATGTGCCAATATTTAACAAGACCCTGCTCACCTCAGAACAA GATTTCCTTCGGTTGCTGTGGGCGTTTCACTGCTGCTGAGTTGCTGTCGTTCTCCCTGTCTGTCATGCTCGTCCTCATCTGGGTTCTCACTGGCCACTGGCTTCTTATGGATG CTCTGGCCATGGGTCTCTGTGTTGCCATGATCGCCTTCGTCCGCCTGCCAAGCCTCAAGgtttcctgcctgcttctctcagGGCTTCTCATCTACGATGTCTTCTGG GTGTTTTTCTCAGCCTACATCTTCAACAGCAATGTCATGGTGAAAGTGGCCACACAGCCAGCTGACAATCCCCTTGACGTTCTGTCCCGGAAGCTCCACCTGGGACCCAATGTGGGGCGTGATGTTCCTCGCCTGTCTTTGCCTGGAAAATTGGTCTTCCCAAG CTCCACTGGCAGTCACTTCTCTATGTTGGGCATTGGGGACATTGTGATGCCCGGCCTCCTGTTATGCTTTGTTCTTCGCTATGACAACTACAAGAAACAAGCCAGTGGTGACTCCTGTGGGGCCCCTGGCCCAGCTAATATCTCTGGGCGCATGCAGAAGGTCTCCTACTTCCACTGCACCCTCATCGGGTACTTTGTAG GTCTGCTCACTGCGACTGTGGCGTCTCGCATCCACCGAGCTGCCCAGCCAGCTCTCCTCTACTTGGTGCCATTTACCTTATTGCCACTCCTCACTATGGCCTACTTAAAG GGTGACTTACGGAGGATGTGGTCTGAGCCCTTCCACTCCAAGTCCAGCAGCTCCCGGTTCCTGGAAGTATGA